A genomic segment from Bacillus cereus G9842 encodes:
- a CDS encoding class I SAM-dependent methyltransferase: MSINFHDANNKYTYATRNAHISWAEMVKNITDIQNKQIIDIGCGGGIYTKELALMGAKNVVGLDFSKEILQAAKENCNNFPNISFIHGDAHNIPYPNETFDIVISRAVIHHLQDIPTFLCEASRILNKNGVLILQDRTIEDCTVPGSPEHIRGYFFSIFPKLIEIESKRRPKTNTIQKELQKHSLHVLPTQTQWEVRKIHDSVEALLQDLSPRTGRSILYELTDDELSQLLQHIQTTLQNVSPIIERDRWTIWSAMKL, translated from the coding sequence ATGTCCATTAATTTTCATGATGCAAATAATAAATACACATACGCAACAAGAAACGCTCATATTTCTTGGGCTGAAATGGTAAAAAACATTACAGACATACAAAACAAGCAAATAATTGATATTGGCTGCGGTGGCGGGATTTATACGAAAGAACTCGCTCTTATGGGAGCCAAAAATGTTGTGGGACTTGATTTTTCAAAAGAAATATTACAAGCTGCAAAAGAAAATTGCAACAATTTCCCAAATATTTCTTTCATCCACGGTGATGCACATAATATCCCATACCCTAACGAAACATTCGACATAGTTATTTCGCGCGCAGTTATTCATCATTTACAAGACATTCCTACATTTTTATGTGAAGCTTCTCGTATATTAAATAAAAACGGTGTACTTATTTTACAAGATCGAACGATTGAAGATTGTACAGTTCCAGGAAGTCCCGAACACATTCGTGGATATTTTTTCTCTATATTTCCAAAACTCATTGAAATAGAGTCAAAAAGACGTCCAAAAACCAACACGATACAGAAAGAATTACAAAAACATTCTCTTCACGTGCTTCCCACACAAACACAATGGGAAGTACGAAAAATACATGATTCTGTAGAAGCATTGCTACAAGATTTATCTCCTCGAACAGGTCGATCCATTCTATATGAGTTAACAGATGATGAACTTTCTCAACTTCTACAACATATACAGACCACATTACAAAACGTCTCTCCTATTATTGAAAGAGATCGATGGACAATTTGGAGCGCCATGAAGTTGTAA